One segment of Vulpes lagopus strain Blue_001 chromosome 8, ASM1834538v1, whole genome shotgun sequence DNA contains the following:
- the USPL1 gene encoding SUMO-specific isopeptidase USPL1 — MMDFPKIGNGLPVIGPGTDIGISSLHMVGYLGKNYDSAKAPSDGYCPACREKGKLKALKTYRISFQESVFLCEDLQCIYPLGSKSLNNLISPDLEDCHTPNKPQKRKFLETKYKDASLLANAKKTKNRIVTDGEQVLNSKDNGEAYDKTSSHLPDLPHSGPQNPVRTADPLEQTEILEADTIDLAAEEYPSTVDVSGTGGISPQNEGCMSELEMPLESKCTSLCQSLCVQWKNANALCWLDCILSALVHLEGLKNTATDLCPNEDSVFWQLFTKYNQANKLLHTNQLDGIKDGDCEKLTSEIFAKIEACLNEVRDEIFIRLQPQLRCTLGDMESPVFALPLLLKMEPLIEKLFMYSFSWNFDCSQCGHKYQNRYMKNLVTFTNVIPEWHPLNAAHFGPCNNCSNKSQIRKMILEKVSPVFMLHFVEGLPRNDLQHYSFHFEGCLYQITSVIQYQANNHFITWILDPDGSWLECDDLKGLRSERREKFEVLGSEIHIVIWERKTSQMTDKASAYLPLKKSNDEPAFSDEKPASPTLCSVGDTAPAGPSSRTLPTDVAIAPSSLSQGEAVACGHHLFSGPEDLVGNDILSLTLEEIQINSEHFLNEHVAESAGVCKTNTSQSQESQVASLLSAPCVEKLTQDQVMDLSFPSQIVDANMQLAQMNTKDVITKPVNSTHATDPPIHGIKPIEVEGTVALEDTPLKQFLSPKTEKLKPEQPVTTQVSNLMKNETATFSQSMIMKSVQNPTLKETQKKPFVGSWVKGLLSKGASFMPPCVSAHNRNTVTDLQPSVKGASNFGGFKTKGINQKANRASRKVHRCASKPPAVSNPLLSRPSSGSMTSHVCAANVNADSDVLKKCENASYGAHRSHDSYIKENGISSANHEDSVEGQIHKLRLKLLKKLKAKKKKLAALMSSPKKGTLPSEKLEHVSHCGSQNNCESIEDLLKELQYQIDTADNKSGCTRFPYSSQSHEEILAELLSPATVVSTEHSENGEADFRYLEMGDDNIPAPVSTDLNNIPQNTHLRQDHNYCSPTKKNQCEVQPDSLTTNVCIRALNLESSMKTDIFDEFFSTSALNSLANDTDLPHFDEYLFESC; from the exons tgcaTCTATCCTTTGGGCTCTAAATCACTTAATAACTTAATTTCTCCTGATTTGGAAGATTGTCACACTCCAAATAAGCCtcaaaaaagaaagttcttggaAACCAAGTATAAAGATGCATCTCTTTTAGCAAATGCCAAAAAGACTAAAAATCGTATTGTTACTGATGGTGAACAAGTTTTGAACAGCAAAGATAATGGAGAAGCATATGATAAAACCTCGTCTCACTTACCTGATTTACCACACAGTGGTCCACAGAATCCAGTTAGGACAGCTGATCCCTTGGAACAGACTGAGATTTTGGAGGCTGATACTATTGATTTGGCTGCTGAAGAATATCCTTCTACAGTTGATGTTTCTGGAACTGGAGGGATTTCTCCTCAAAATGAAGGATGCATGTCTGAACTGGAAATGCCATTGGAGAGCAAATGTACATCACTTTGCCAGTCTTTATGTGTCCAATGGAAAAATGCTAATGCTCTCTGTTGGTTAGATTGTATTCTGTCAGCCTTGGTACACTTGGAAGGGTTAAAAAACACTGCGACTGACCTGTGCCCTAATGAGGACTCTGTGTTCTGGCAGTTGTTTACGAAGTATAATCAAGCTAATAAGCTTCTGCACACCAATCAATTGGATGGAATTAAAG ATGGAGATTGTGAAAAACTTACttcagaaatatttgcaaagataGAAGCCTGTCTAAATGAAGTCAGAGATGAAATTTTCATTAGGCTTCAGCCTCAGCTTAGATGCACCTTAG gtgaTATGGAAAGTCCCGTGTTTGCACTTCCCCTGCTCTTAAAAATGGAACCCCTCATTGAAAAGCTCTTCATGTATTCTTTCTCATGGAATTTTGATTGTTCACAATGTGGACACAAGTATCAAAATAG ATATATGAAGAATCTGGTCACTTTTACAAATGTCATCCCTGAGTGGCACCCACTTAATGCTGCCCATTTTGGTCCATGTAACAATTGCAGCAATAAgtcacagataagaaaaatgatattGGAAAA AGTATCTCCTGTATTCATGTTGCACTTTGTGGAAGGCTTGCCACGTAATGACTTGCAGCactattcatttcattttgaagGCTGTCTTTATCAAATAACTTCTGTAATTCAGTACCAAgcaaataatcattttataacGTGGATTTTAGATCCTGATG GAAGTTGGCTTGAATGTGATGACCTAAAAGGCCTACGTTCTGAAAGACGTGAGAAATTTGAAGTTCTTGGTTCAGAGATACATATTgttatttgggaaagaaaaacatcCCAAATGACAGATAAAGCATCTGCCTACCTTCCACTTAAAAAGAGTAATGATGAGCCTGCTTTCAGTGATGAGAAACCAGCCTCTCCAACATTGTGTTCTGTGGGTGATACTGCTCCTGCTGGGCCGTCCTCAAGAACTCTCCCCACTGATGTGGCAATTGCTCCTAGCAGTCTCTCGCAGGGTGAAGCTGTAGCTTGTGGACATCATTTATTTTCAGGTCCAGAAGATTTGGTTGGCAATGATATTTTGTCTTTGACGCTTGAAGAAATACAGATTAACTCTGAACATTTCCTAAATGAACATGTTGCAGAAAGTGCAGGAGTCTGCAAAACAAATACTTCGCAATCACAAGAGTCACAAGTGGCTTCTTTATTATCAGCTCCATGTGTTGAAAAGCTTACTCAAGACCAAGTCATGGATTTAAGCTTTCCATCTCAAATTGTAGATGCAAACATGCAGTTGGCACAGATGAATACAAAAGACGTAATTACTAAACCTGTGAATAGTACTCATGCTACTGATCCTCCTATACATGGAATAAAGCCAATAGAAGTTGAGGGTACGGTTGCCCTAGAGGACACTCCATTAAAGCAATTTCTTTCACccaaaactgagaaattaaaacCAGAACAACCTGTTACAACTCAGGTATCTAATTTGATGAAAAATGAAACTGCAACATTTTCTCAAAGCATGATAATGAAGTCAGTACAGAATCCAACTCTGAAAGAAACTCAGAAGAAACCATTTGTAGGAAGTTGGGTTAAAGGCTTATTAAGCAAGGGTGCTTCTTTTATGCCACCTTGTGTTTCAGCTCATAATAGAAACACTGTAACTGATTTGCAGCCTTCAGTTAAGGGGGCAAGTAATTTTGGTGGCTTTAAAACAAAAGGCATAAACCAAAAGGCTAACCGGGCTTCTAGGAAAGTTCATAGGTGTGCAAGTAAACCTCCTGCAGTTAGTAACCCTCTATTAAGCCGTCCATCATCTGGTAGCATGACTTCTCATGTATGTGCTGCTAATGTTAATGCTGATTCAGATGTTTTGAAGAAATGTGAAAATGCCTCATATGGAGCTCACCGCAGTCACGAttcttatataaaagaaaatggtatttctTCAGCAAACCATGAAGACTCTGTTGAGGGTCAGATTCATAAACTTCGtctaaaacttcttaaaaaacttaaggcaaaaaagaagaaattagctGCTCTTATGtcttcccccaaaaaaggaaCACTTCCAAGTGAAAAATTAGAACATGTGTCCCATTGTGGGTCTCAAAACAATTGTGAATCAATAGAAGACTTGTTAAAAGAACTACAGTATCAAATTGATACTGCTGACAATAAATCCGGGTGCACCAGATTTCCATACAGTAGTCAAAGTCATGAAGAAATTTTAGCAGAATTATTGTCTCCTGCAACTGTTGTCTCAACAGAACACTCAGAAAATGGGGAGGCAGACTTTAGATACTTAGAAATGGGAGATGACAACATCCCAGCACCAGTGTCTACTGACTTAAACAATATTCCCCAAAACACACATCTGAGACAGGACCATAATTACTGTAGCCCCACCAAGAAAAATCAGTGTGAAGTTCAGCCAGACTCACTGACAACTAATGTCTGCATTAGGGCATTGAACTTGGAAAGTTCCATGAAGACTGATATTTTTGATGAGTTTTTTTCCACTTCAGCATTAAATTCTTTAGCAAATGACACAGACTTACCTCATTTTGATGAATATCTGTTTGAGAGTTGTTGA